The sequence below is a genomic window from Paenibacillus sp. DCT19.
ACGCTCTCAGCATCGGGGAACGCAATGAAGTCCATATAACGGGCTGCGACATGGTTAACATCATACGTAGCTACGCTGATGCTGTTGGTGATGTCGTAAAGGATTGTGGCAGTTGAATGTCCTGAAAATACTATTGCGGCGAGATACAGTTTGCCACTCGCTGAATTATAGGCAAGTTTGAGGGGCGTCAGGTCTTTATAGTCATAGTGTTTCGTTTTCCCGTCGGCATCCTTGTAGTTCCAATTGAAATCCTGATTGATCGTTTTGAATGTCTCTATCGTTCCGTTAGAACTGTTAAATTTACGTATCTTCAATTTCTGACTATCTAGGAAATAGATGTTGTTGCTCTTGTCCACAACCATGCTGTCAATCTGGTTAATCTTCTCTGTTCGCACAGGGCCATCAAAAGGACAAACATATCGATACTATATCTGCGGACAATTTCATAACAAAGGAAAAACTGTTTGTCGCTCCAATAGTATTCGAGCGGATGTGGCCGAGAAGCAGTTGCTTGAGGATCTTGTCCGTATCGCTTCTCGACCAGAAATCACTCATCAATTGGCATATAATATTAACAAGATTCGCTCCCATACAGATGCTCCCTTGCAGGCAGAGAAGAAAGCTATCTTGGATGAGCTGAACACTGCAAGCAAGAAGCTTCAAAAGCTCAAAGACAAACTACTGGAAAATCTTGAGCTAGTCCCTATTCTCAAGCCTGAGCTTATGAAAGTCCATACGAAACATGAACAGTTACACAAAAACCTTGAAGCTGTGGAAGCAAAGATTGCCGAGGACAACAGTACTTTAGTAGATGCAGATGCTCTGTATAATCTCCTAATACTCATAAAAGACAAATTGATTACTTTGGATGCCGAAGAACAAAAAGTTCTATTGCGATTGATGGTCGAGAGTATCCAAATTACTATGGAAGCTCCCCGTAGTTTAGGACGGCAGGTGAAAAAAATAAACTTACATTTCGATTTCACATTTGAAGATGAGGCCCGACACTCCTTCGACTTACTTGAACGCCTGTCATCGGGCAAAACATTGGACTTCATTGCTCCGGTTGAACCGTGGATGCTTGATCCAAGTATTAATTTGAAAATAGAAAGGGATTCCATTATGGAGTCCCTTTCTATTTTACCCTTAAAGGCGATACGGTTCATTCCGATTGATCTTCACTGCGCGATAAATCTGCTCCGCCAACACCAGCCGCATAAGCTGATGCGGCAGGGTCATGCGCCCGAAGCTCAAGCGCTGCTTCGCGCGGCGCAGCACCTCATCGGAGAGCCCATGGCTTCCTCCGATGACAAACACGACATGGCTCGTCCCATACGTGCCGAGCTTGTCGATCTCCATAGCCAGCTCCTCGGAACTCCAGAGCTGGCCATCCAATGCGAGCGCGACAACATGCGCCTCGCTCTTCACATGCGCGAGGATGCGTTCGCCCTCGCGCTCCTTCACCGCCCGTACCTCTGCTTCGCTCAGGGTATCGGGCGCTTTCTCATCTGGGACCTCGATCATCTGAAACTTGATGTACGGGGCGAGCCGCTTGGCATATTCCTGAATGCCGAGCGTTAAATATTTTTCCTTCAATTTGCCTACGCCAATAATTTGAATCAACATGGATATCCATTCCTCCTAAATGTCCTGCAAAAGAATCTATAAGTAAGATGCATCACCGCATCGTTTAATCTACCTGTTTCAGCTACACGTTATATCTTCGCATCCCAATATTCTAACGAACCCCACACACCTTATTTAGCCCATTTTAGCTTCTTATAAAATCTAACGAATCTCACACACGCTATCGCAGTAGAAACAAGCGTTTCCCACCACTTTCAAGGTCATTTCATTAAAATAGCATGCCTGCGATTCGTTAGATTTCAACCAGGGAGTATTAGCACCATATAAGAGGTCTCAGATTCGTTAGAGCTCCACAGTTACTCTACTGCACAGCTACTATAATGCTACTGCAAAGTTACCACCATACTACAGCACACAACGCTATCACTCACCCGACACAACTCCCACCTCAAAGTAGGCTTCCACTACGCGGCTAAGCACCCTATCATTATTACCTCAATTCATTGTTGATCGGCAAGGCGCTAGCCATCTTCCACGACCAACTCGTTAAGGCGCACGCCAGACAGGACACGCACATGTTGCACTTAGGCTTCTTCGTCCCCACCCCATCACTCCAACGCCCCATCTTCTCCTACCAAAAAAGCAAAAAGAGCGCTCAACACGCTCTCTTCGCTCCTTGCTGTGATGTTCATACCGGATGGAAAGTGAGTTCCAGCGGAGAAGTGCCACCTATAGTGACGCCTTCTGCCGCCTTCAATTCCTACAGTACGCTAAACGACAAGAAATTCCGCATGCTGCTCGCACTCAGCGCACTTCGCAGGCGGATCCCAGTCGGCAAATTCCGTCTCCTTCAAATCCACGATATCTGGAGCGTCCTCATACTCATCGACAAACTTGTCGATCGCAATGTCCACGTGTTCTTTGCATACAACGTACATCCGTTCAAGCATCCTTTCTGTAACCAGCTATGCTCCCGATTCACAACCGCTTATCCATATAGGATAGCCACTTCTCTGTTCTATCACACCTGGGACGTAAAAGAAACCCCTTATAGAATATTCCCGCATAGATCGGTTGAAAATACATAGCCAAAATGAACCAGCCCCAGCTAAGGTGGACGCTCACCCACCACATCCAAACACAAAAACAACACCCCTCCCCTAACTAAAGGGGCAGATGTTGCTCTTGAGTTCACTGCCTATGCCATATTAGAACAAGATTCATCAATCTAACCATGGAAAAAACCATGCCTTAATTTATGTCCTCTTATGGCCAAGAAATTTCACCTTTGATCACCTGAGCACTCGTTTCCAAATCACCTGTATTGGTGAAGTCCGGATACGCCTTTTCCATTGTTGCAATTAGCTCTTTGGAATCTTTGGCTTTCTCTGCTTCTGCTTCAAACTTTGCAATATAATCGCGGGTAAACGTTACACTGGATAGATCTCCGGCACTGGTTCCCACATAGTGACCTGGGATCACTCGCTCAGGGTTCAGAGCAGTAATTTCATCCAACAGTTCACGCCACTCATTACGGCTCTCTGGTGTTTGATTATCTGCCATCCAGACATGTACGTTCTCGTACACAGGAACGCCGCCCAGAACCGTTTTAATGGATGGGATCCACAGGAAGGTGTGCGACGGATCAGAACCATCCAGACCAATGATATCAACGGCTTGTCCATCTACTGTGAACTGTTTGCCGTCGAAGACATCAGGAACAATCTGTGCTGTTGGCGCATTTTCCTTCAGAATTGGGTTCCAGTAATCATTCTTCACTTGGATCGTTTCCTTAATGCCTTCCACTGTTCCCGGCGTTGCGACAATCTTCACATCTGGGAATGCTTCACGGATGACCGACAGACCGAAGTAATAATCTGGATCTTTATGGCTGATAAATACGGTCGTAAGTTTCTTACCTGTATCCTTAATCATTTTCACCAGTTGCTCCGCATCATTCTTCTGGAACTGGGCATCGACGAGCACCACCTCAGTAGGCCCTTCAATCAGGTTAGAGGAAACACCAAAAATACTTTTCTCCCCTGGATTAAATGTGGTCACTTTAAGCTCAGACGTTGATGTATCTGCTTCATCGCCCGTTGTATTGTTAGCACCGGCCACGTTGGACGAGGTGTCTGTCGTATTTTCGGTTTTACTTGCTGTACTTGTACAAGCGCTCAAAATTAACATGATACTGAGGAGTAGCATGACTCCAATGGATAATTTTTTACGAAACACTTTATTCATCTTCCTCTCATAATACTGTCGCCAGTTAGATTAATAAGGCACAGTGCAGTATGTTTTTAATTTTGGTTTTGCATTTTTGGTTAAACGTCTTATCTTTGCTTTTTGGATTTTGCTCTTTAGATTTTGCTTTTTGGGTTAGCGTTTTGCTTACCCTTTTTGGATATTACATTTTAATCTAGCTTTTGCTCCTACGATGTCTACATTTCAAACCTTGACTTCACATTTGACATTGAATGACGGACATAGTCGGTTCATAACACACAATGCAATACACACAACGCTCTCTTACTTTGATCAAACAAGACCCCTTCCCACTTTTATGTAACTACTACAGTTACAACTTTTAATATGTAACTATTATAGTTACAACTTAAGTTTCATGTCAAGGACTTATCTCTACAATTTTTTAAAAATCAAACATTATAGCTCACCTCTCTACTAAGCACCATCCATACCAAAGGTGAGTATTCATCGAGAACATCACAAAAAAACCAACCAGAATATCCTGATTGGTTCCCTTCATAAACCCATTTTCTATTATTGCAGCCCAGATTGAGCCTTTGTCAGCAATTTGCCACTTTGAAAAGCAATAACCGCATTCGCTCCCGTATCTCCGGTACCTTTATAGTTGTAGACAACCATATTCTCGGCTTCACTCAACGCTTCACCTTCGCCGCCGAGGATCGCGATCACTTCCTCCACCGTCATACCCACTTCAAGCTTTTCGTATTGAGCAAAGGTAATGAGCACCCCATCGCCCTTTCCTGCCGATCCATTATTAGTAGGTGCGCCTGTAGCCGTCCCTCCGGTTTCAGTCGCAGTGGACACCGTCGTACTGAGCTCATTCAGCTTTTTCTCCAGCTCCGCAATCTTATTATCCTGCTCCCCGCTCTTCTGAACCTGCTCCGCAAGCCGCTGCTCTAGACCTGCAATCTTATCCTCCAACCCACTTGCATCCACAGCCCCCGGTGTAGCTTCCTTCGAAGTGCAGGCAGATAAGAGAGACAGCGACACGAGTAGAGCCGTTCCCCCTAGCATCCCTTTCATTGTACGTTTCATAATTGAATAACCCCTCTTCTATAGTTTAGAACATCCAGATCGTCAAAGACCTGTTACTTGCACACCCGTGCATCACGAACACATTGACAACAGTTTATCATAGCAAAGGTCTAATGTAACTGAGTCTTAGGCTCTGATCCTGTCCGATCATTTGTCAAAAGAGTAACCTCTGTCCCGGAATATTGAGCCATTTCGACAGCAAAATCAACAGTGAAAACCATGAATCTAGTAGCACAAATCTTGCCCATGTAATAAAAAATCAGTCCTTTTGCGTACCCAGCAGTGATCCAATAACCATTAAGTAATTGATACCTCATCATCATTTCGGTATAGATTTCATAAGTTCTGATCGACACTTGTTCTACTCATTCATTGTGAGATACCTAATTCTGATTTCATCTTCTGCTCGTCAATCCGTTCTGATTAAATCTCGGTTTCAACCTATAATAACCCATGACAGTAGGGTTTTTAATGAGTGCTAACTCCGATAATTTGCAATAACTCCGAGTAACTTACATTTTCTACAATGTTAAAAAAAGAGCCGATCAGCAACCTGACCAGCTCTCTCTATTATTTCCTATCACCATCTCAACATAGTATGTGCTAGATATATGTTTTACTCCGGTTTATCCGACAGCTTCACCGATACCTTCTCGGCTTTGCCGTCCCGATAGAAGGTTACCTCAATCGTATCGCCGATTTTCTTCTTATCGTACAGATATTTACGAAGATCGAGCGTAGAGGTAATTTTTTGCCCGTCAAATTCAGTAATGACATCGTTGAGCTTCATACCCGCTTCCGATGCAGGCCCAGATGCTTCGAGCACCACCACACCACTATCGACGTGGGATGGTAGTTTCAGATCCTTACGCTGCTCGTCATCCAACGGAGCATAAGGATTGCTCAGATCGACAGTGTACACGCCCAGGTATGGACGAGATACTTTACCGTGAAGCAATAACGAATCGACGGTTTTCATCACTTCGTTCATCGGAATAGCAAATCCCAGACCTTCAACGCCCGTATCCGATATCTTCATCGTGTTAATGCCGACCACTTTCCCGTTCAGATCGACCAATGCTCCGCCGCTATTACCTTCGTTGATCGCTGCATCTGTCTGAATAACGTTCTGCTCCCAGTCGTACACACCATCCTGATTAATCGACACGGGTAGAATGCGATCGGTATAACTCACAATCCCGGATGTAAGTGTACCACCTAGACCAAGCGGGTTACCGATGGCAAGTACGGTCTGACCTCGTTTAAGCTTGCTGGAATCGCCAATTTCCGCCACAGCTCCCAGCCCTTTATCCTCTGTCGACAGCACCGCAATATCGCTCACCCGGTCTTTGCCAACCAGCTTCGCCTTATGTGTCTCGCCGTCCACCGTTACGATCTCAAGATCACTCGCACCTTCCACCACATGGTGGTTGGTCATAATGTAGGCTGTGCCCTCTTCTTTCTTGAAAATGACACCTGACCCTAGCGCCGAGTCCTCCATAGATAGGCTGCTGCCCGTTTTATGATTCACAATGCTCACCACAGAAGGGCGCACCTTCTCAGCTGCCTGAATGATCCGGTCGTACGGGTCAACAGCTTGAGCCGAGGGCGCACCGCCACCTGCACCATTGCCTATCGCCGCATTGGATAACGGTACAGATGCTGGCTGCATGATGAAACTAAACAGGGTAACGGTAACGATGGAGCTGATCACGGAACTGATCACGGCTACTTTGACCGTGGAGCTAATACCCGAGCGCGATTTGCGCGGATTCTGCCACCGATCACGCCCTCCTGGGCGGAGAATCTGAAGTTTGCCCTTCTGCACAGGTTCGGCGCGTCTTGAAACTTTAGTTGAATAAAAATCGTCTCCGAACAATCCCATCGTGATCCTCTCCCCTTCGTTGTCACGCATCAAGATCCTGACTGCCGCCTGATCATTGTCGCATGGGACGACGATGGTGTTCTCACATACCCCACTCCGCCGACAGATGAGCTTCCGAACGCTGTTATCCCCAGATTTCTTTGAGCCCCTTATGTAAAGGAAAAATCCGGGGATGAAGGCGTGTTAATGCTCCGGATACAGCTTCCTTTCAGAAAGCTCTGAGCTCCGCTTTTCCAGCTTCGTTCTGTGTCCTCTGTGACGCACGTGGCGTACATACCAGCTCTTTCCCCATGCTTTATTGCATTAGTATTTCAAAATCCTTTTGCATATCGCTGCACTCCCAAGTACACGAAATGAAGCGTCTATGTATAACAGAATGAATCTCCCATTCTGCCAGCGACTTTATCAATCACGCTCTCGCATTTTTTTGATATGCCAATACACTCACCAGTTCGCTCACATTCCAGCCTATTTCCAAGTGCTCCTTATATACTAAACACGTTATATCTGAAAAAGTTGCATAAATACGAAGAATAACGTAAATTTCCGCTAATTTGCAGCTATCGATAAAGATCCATACTATATCTATCACCACAAAATCCCGTTCGCTAAGCGCAAATTTACCCTTTCAGGCAAACTTTTTCTCATCCGATAGGCTACTGTTTCAGCATACACGCCCTCTTCTTTCATTTATAGCGGCAAAAAGAGGAATGTTTTCCAACCAGCCTGACTACAATAATAGTAAAAAGGTTGTTCAAAGTCGGCATTTGGTACCGACGGATGCCCACAGGCGTCTTGACACCAATTTGCCTAATTGCACTCTCATTTTAAGAAAAGAATTCGAAGGTTCATAGAAGGAGGATTCGCTTATGGAACGCACACGTACACTCACAGCCATGGAAGAGGTTCATATGGCGGCCAAGCTAGCCGATCTCAAAGAAGAGCATTACCGCAATACATTAGCCCTAAGCACCATCATTGAGCTGCTCGTGGACAAAGGCATCCTAACCCGCGAAGAAGTAGAGCGCAAAGCCGCTGAGCTAGACAGCTTTATGGCTCACCCACCCTATCCCATGGTGTAGGACGGTCATAATACGTATCACAGAGTTTGAACTCATGATCCCGATAGAAGCATCCACGACTCTCCATCGCATCGCGCACGGTCATTTTCGCCAGATCCATCATATTATGATCCCGGCTGAGATGTGCAAGATACGTGCGCTTGATGCGTCCATTCATCAATTCACTGAGTGCTGCCCCTGCTGCTTCATTCGACAAATGCCCGATATCGCTTAAGATTCGGCGCTTCGTATTCCACGGATAACGTCCCATCCGCAGCAATTCGACGTCGTGATTCGATTCGAGCACAAGCACGTCAGAATTCGAGATGGCATCGCGAACCTTGTCGCTCATATAGCCCAGGTCTGTCGCAACAGACAGCTTCTCACTGCCATCATCGAACGTGTACCCTACAGGTTCTGCTGCATCGTGTGAGATCCCGAAAGACTCCACGCGCAGCGAGCCAAAATCATGCTTCTCACCCGTTTCAAAGATCCGCCGGTTCTCCTCCGGAATGGCCCCAACCGACTTCTCCAGCGCCGCCCACGTATTGGTGTTTGCATAGATTGGTAAATTATATTTCCGAGACATCGCGCCTAGTCCTTTAATGTGATCGGAATGTTCATGTGTGACCAGAATGCCGTCCAGCTCTGTTCCTGCGATCTCCCGTTCCTGGAACAGTGCATCCAGTCGCTTCGCACTGAGGCCTGCATCAATCATAAGTGACGTGCCTCCATGCTGTATGACTGTGGCGTTTCCTGTAGAACCACTAGACAATACGGTAAAATAAATCCCCATAACTCATTACTCCCCTGGTTTATCTGTCTTGGGACTGAATACATCCCCACTGATGCCCTGCACGTACAACACTTCGCCACTTTCCAGCACGAATCGCCATGCCGGCATCGCAACTTGTAGATCTGAATTGAACAACTGGCCATAATAGCCAAGCTGAATATCTTTGACAATGGAATCGTTGGGCAAAAAGTTCTCGATCAGCGTACCCAGCGCCTTCGACGCCGGAAGCACCTGCTGCTCGCTCTCCTCCGCTGTCGTAATCTTCACCGGAGTCTGACGGTAACCTGTAATCTTCTGGTCGCTGTAGAATAGCTCCAGACTGACATTGAAGAGCGGCCATTTGCTATCCACCAATGGATGAAGGACAAATGCCCCATCCTCCGCCATCAGTTGATCCAGCCGGTACGTGCCGATCTGCGGAATCTCATCTTGCAGCGCATCCTCCAGCTCACTTTGTGAGAAGATTAACTTGCTGTCTACAGGCTGCTCCAGGTCAACACGAATACCTGCCTCGTCCTCTTCTATGAATTCATAGGACAGCTTCGGTAGCTTCGGTGTTTCATTCGGGATAGGTGCGAGCACCTGAATCCCCTTCTCTTCCATTGCCTGCTGTGTATTATCCGCCAGCGAGGTGAAGTCCAGATTGGCTCCGGCCGTCTCCCGTGCATCCATCCAGATCTGATATCCCAACACTAGATTCAGCAGCAGAAAGGCATAGATTAATACATTTTTCGCCCGTCCCCAATCCAAAACGTTCACCTCCATCAGTTAACTAGGTCGTGTCTGAAAACTCACTGAATGAAATACTTGTTTCTTAACGAACTCCACACGTCTTATTAGCTCTATTTTCCGCAAGTTTGTAATCTAACGAATTGGAGAGACGTTATTTCTAGCATCTATAGACCTTCTATCGATTTTCACCGGTACTCTACGACAATAGCATCACTGAGGTTCGTTAGATTTTGCTACCTATGCTGATTCCGCCATTTAAGGTGTGTCAGATTCGTTAGCCCTCTGCTCCACCCTACGAACCATCAAGAAACCGTCGTTTCCTCACCGTTACCGAAGCGAATCACCCATACCGGGATCAGTTTAAGGCCATCCTCAATCGCAGACGGTCGATACGCTGGATATACATCTACAACCTCGCGGTTTGCACCAGCTACCTTCTGAATGAGTGCCTTCAGCTTGTCCCCGCCAGGCAGCTTAACCGACTGTTTCGTCTCCGTACCTTCGTTTAGATACTCCAATGAACGCTCATAGCTCGATACGGTCTCCTGCCGCATTTCCATATTGATCGTACCGAAGCGGAATTGCATCGAGTCCATAATCGGAAAGCTGCCGTAATACTGCTGGAACTGAAGCTGTGTTTTGTTATCCGCTGTCTCCAGCATTAGACGTGACCGTCCCTTCCAGCCCCCGTGCTGGTTGACAAAATCCACCGCGGACAAGGCATCCTTGGCCGCATCAATCTGTCCCGCAGGTGGTGCAGCTGGGTCGGTGTAGCTAATCCATCGCTGATCCTGCTTCACTTGCAAACTGCGTTTACTATCCGTGTAGATCTCTGACCCATCCTTTTCCCGGATATTCCGGGTCATGCTAGGGTCGAAGAACAAGCTACGCTGCATCTGCTCTACCGTAAACTGGCTTGTCGGCATACTCGCCTCAATCGTCTCGATAGCTTCAGAAGGAATGTAATAACGGCCATCCATCAGCGTATAAGGCGTCCAGTTGCTGCCGAAGTCCACATGCTGCTGCACATCCTGCACCGTTAGGTCAGCCTGCGTAGCCTCGTACACGACATCTCCCTTGGCGCTGAAGAATAGAGCATGCGCTTTGGTTTCATTTTTGGCGGTATAGATCGAAATTCGGTTAATCGTCTC
It includes:
- the rlmH gene encoding 23S rRNA (pseudouridine(1915)-N(3))-methyltransferase RlmH, giving the protein MLIQIIGVGKLKEKYLTLGIQEYAKRLAPYIKFQMIEVPDEKAPDTLSEAEVRAVKEREGERILAHVKSEAHVVALALDGQLWSSEELAMEIDKLGTYGTSHVVFVIGGSHGLSDEVLRRAKQRLSFGRMTLPHQLMRLVLAEQIYRAVKINRNEPYRL
- a CDS encoding CxxH/CxxC protein, with translation MYVVCKEHVDIAIDKFVDEYEDAPDIVDLKETEFADWDPPAKCAECEQHAEFLVV
- a CDS encoding MBL fold metallo-hydrolase; the encoded protein is MNKVFRKKLSIGVMLLLSIMLILSACTSTASKTENTTDTSSNVAGANNTTGDEADTSTSELKVTTFNPGEKSIFGVSSNLIEGPTEVVLVDAQFQKNDAEQLVKMIKDTGKKLTTVFISHKDPDYYFGLSVIREAFPDVKIVATPGTVEGIKETIQVKNDYWNPILKENAPTAQIVPDVFDGKQFTVDGQAVDIIGLDGSDPSHTFLWIPSIKTVLGGVPVYENVHVWMADNQTPESRNEWRELLDEITALNPERVIPGHYVGTSAGDLSSVTFTRDYIAKFEAEAEKAKDSKELIATMEKAYPDFTNTGDLETSAQVIKGEISWP
- a CDS encoding S1C family serine protease, which translates into the protein MGLFGDDFYSTKVSRRAEPVQKGKLQILRPGGRDRWQNPRKSRSGISSTVKVAVISSVISSIVTVTLFSFIMQPASVPLSNAAIGNGAGGGAPSAQAVDPYDRIIQAAEKVRPSVVSIVNHKTGSSLSMEDSALGSGVIFKKEEGTAYIMTNHHVVEGASDLEIVTVDGETHKAKLVGKDRVSDIAVLSTEDKGLGAVAEIGDSSKLKRGQTVLAIGNPLGLGGTLTSGIVSYTDRILPVSINQDGVYDWEQNVIQTDAAINEGNSGGALVDLNGKVVGINTMKISDTGVEGLGFAIPMNEVMKTVDSLLLHGKVSRPYLGVYTVDLSNPYAPLDDEQRKDLKLPSHVDSGVVVLEASGPASEAGMKLNDVITEFDGQKITSTLDLRKYLYDKKKIGDTIEVTFYRDGKAEKVSVKLSDKPE
- a CDS encoding MBL fold metallo-hydrolase; the protein is MGIYFTVLSSGSTGNATVIQHGGTSLMIDAGLSAKRLDALFQEREIAGTELDGILVTHEHSDHIKGLGAMSRKYNLPIYANTNTWAALEKSVGAIPEENRRIFETGEKHDFGSLRVESFGISHDAAEPVGYTFDDGSEKLSVATDLGYMSDKVRDAISNSDVLVLESNHDVELLRMGRYPWNTKRRILSDIGHLSNEAAGAALSELMNGRIKRTYLAHLSRDHNMMDLAKMTVRDAMESRGCFYRDHEFKLCDTYYDRPTPWDRVGEP
- the yycI gene encoding two-component system regulatory protein YycI, producing the protein MDWGRAKNVLIYAFLLLNLVLGYQIWMDARETAGANLDFTSLADNTQQAMEEKGIQVLAPIPNETPKLPKLSYEFIEEDEAGIRVDLEQPVDSKLIFSQSELEDALQDEIPQIGTYRLDQLMAEDGAFVLHPLVDSKWPLFNVSLELFYSDQKITGYRQTPVKITTAEESEQQVLPASKALGTLIENFLPNDSIVKDIQLGYYGQLFNSDLQVAMPAWRFVLESGEVLYVQGISGDVFSPKTDKPGE
- the yycH gene encoding YycH family regulatory protein — translated: MKERIKSLVLTTLVVASLVQSYFLIYRLPGGGDSVVTSETNYVKTENMGQERNIEELIFPDQMIIHLGEDKHTVFYPGNTFYQLIFSRLQGRTFDDFQRRSVQSVNWDQIRKDNPGFELSFKEGIPVALLQRVMRLGTDSLFQGETINRISIYTAKNETKAHALFFSAKGDVVYEATQADLTVQDVQQHVDFGSNWTPYTLMDGRYYIPSEAIETIEASMPTSQFTVEQMQRSLFFDPSMTRNIREKDGSEIYTDSKRSLQVKQDQRWISYTDPAAPPAGQIDAAKDALSAVDFVNQHGGWKGRSRLMLETADNKTQLQFQQYYGSFPIMDSMQFRFGTINMEMRQETVSSYERSLEYLNEGTETKQSVKLPGGDKLKALIQKVAGANREVVDVYPAYRPSAIEDGLKLIPVWVIRFGNGEETTVS